A part of Acidimicrobiales bacterium genomic DNA contains:
- a CDS encoding YbjN domain-containing protein, whose amino-acid sequence MLCAAFGLEALSRSPDGDIPIPRGTSLTWVRVEDGEFPFLHLYAPLVVGVDRSPELYEAVNRVNLQVPMAKAMVVGDGATVILAADLPADARSESELLFAVDLLTRAADHFDTALQERFGGATSLDPTGGGDF is encoded by the coding sequence GTGCTCTGCGCGGCGTTCGGGCTCGAGGCGCTCAGCCGGTCACCCGACGGCGACATCCCGATCCCCCGGGGCACGTCGCTCACCTGGGTGCGCGTCGAGGACGGCGAGTTCCCGTTCCTGCACCTGTACGCCCCCCTCGTCGTCGGCGTCGACCGTTCGCCCGAGCTCTACGAGGCGGTGAACCGGGTGAACCTGCAGGTGCCGATGGCGAAGGCGATGGTGGTCGGCGATGGTGCCACCGTGATCCTCGCCGCCGACCTGCCGGCCGACGCCCGATCCGAGAGCGAGCTGCTCTTCGCGGTCGACCTCCTCACCCGGGCCGCCGACCACTTCGACACCGCGCTGCAGGAGCGCTTCGGCGGCGCGACGTCGCTCGATCCCACTGGAGGCGGCGATTTCTGA
- a CDS encoding TetR/AcrR family transcriptional regulator: MGAGRNSRRDEILAAALRCFLDKGVSATTIADIRAECGASVGSVYHHFPSKDELAAILYVEGLTAYHDGFLALLGRHDDDARAGVRALVRYHLTWVADHRDLARYLFATREPEVASAGQDGLVAENRRFLRPLAAWVRTQVAAGRLRPLPVALYQPLWLGPAQEAARNWLAGHGPDDLDGAATVLADAAWLALAPLETRTPRRRRPASDAER; encoded by the coding sequence ATGGGTGCGGGGCGGAACTCCCGACGCGACGAGATCCTCGCGGCCGCGCTCCGGTGCTTCCTCGACAAGGGCGTGTCGGCCACGACCATCGCCGACATCCGCGCCGAGTGCGGCGCCAGCGTCGGCAGCGTCTACCACCACTTCCCCAGCAAGGACGAGCTGGCGGCCATCCTCTACGTGGAAGGCCTCACCGCCTACCACGACGGCTTCCTCGCGCTGCTCGGGCGCCACGACGACGATGCCCGGGCCGGGGTGCGGGCGCTGGTGCGCTACCACCTGACCTGGGTGGCCGATCACCGCGACCTCGCCCGCTACCTGTTCGCCACCCGCGAGCCAGAGGTGGCCAGCGCGGGGCAGGACGGCCTGGTCGCCGAGAACCGCCGCTTCCTCCGCCCGCTGGCGGCGTGGGTGCGGACGCAGGTGGCGGCCGGGCGCCTGCGGCCGCTGCCGGTCGCCCTCTACCAGCCGCTCTGGCTCGGTCCGGCCCAGGAGGCGGCCCGCAACTGGCTGGCCGGGCACGGCCCCGACGACCTCGACGGTGCGGCCACGGTGCTGGCCGACGCCGCCTGGCTGGCGCTGGCCCCGCTGGAGACCCGCACCCCCCGACGGCGTCGGCCCGCATCCGACGCCGAGCGGTGA
- a CDS encoding anaerobic sulfatase maturase, with the protein MAGPTRPATRPLTAPPAFHVLVKPSGPICNLDCQYCFFLSKEALYPGDRFRMSDDVVDLYVRQLLESQTGPEVTLAWQGGEPTLMGVAFFRRMLEAVERHRRPGQVVAHTIQTNGTLLTDEWCELLAAHRFLVGISIDGPPAQHDAYRVDKHGNPTYERVRRGLALLQRHGVEHNALCTVHAANQDHALDVYRHLRDDLGFRFVQLIPIVERDNDTGFQEGDTVTERSVDPEAWGRFLIAVFDEWLRHDVGTVFVQTFDSALASWLQVPGAVCVFAETCGDAVALEHNGDLYSCDHFVEPDHLLGNIAETHLLELVASPQQRAFGQAKRDTLPEYCRRCDVRFACNGECPKNRFTLSPDGEPGLNYLCAGYRAFFGHIDGPMQLMADLLRRGRYADEVMAVFARADRNGPCPCGSGRKAKHCHPR; encoded by the coding sequence GTGGCCGGCCCGACCCGGCCGGCCACGCGCCCGCTCACCGCGCCACCCGCCTTCCACGTGCTGGTCAAGCCGTCGGGCCCCATCTGCAACCTCGACTGCCAGTACTGCTTCTTCCTCTCGAAGGAGGCGCTCTACCCGGGCGACCGCTTCCGGATGTCCGACGACGTGGTCGACCTCTACGTGCGCCAGCTCCTCGAGTCGCAGACAGGCCCCGAGGTGACGCTGGCCTGGCAGGGTGGCGAGCCCACCCTCATGGGGGTGGCGTTCTTCCGGCGGATGCTCGAGGCGGTCGAGCGGCACCGCCGGCCGGGCCAGGTGGTGGCGCACACGATCCAGACGAACGGCACCCTCCTCACCGACGAGTGGTGCGAGCTGCTCGCCGCCCACCGCTTCCTCGTCGGCATCAGCATCGACGGCCCGCCGGCCCAACACGACGCGTACCGGGTCGACAAGCACGGCAACCCCACCTACGAGAGGGTCCGCCGAGGCCTGGCGCTGCTGCAGCGCCACGGCGTCGAGCACAACGCCCTCTGCACGGTGCACGCCGCCAACCAGGACCACGCCCTCGACGTGTACCGGCACCTCCGCGACGACCTCGGCTTCCGCTTCGTGCAGCTGATACCGATCGTGGAGCGCGACAACGACACCGGGTTCCAGGAGGGCGACACGGTCACCGAGCGCTCCGTCGACCCGGAGGCGTGGGGGCGGTTCCTGATCGCGGTGTTCGACGAGTGGCTCCGCCACGACGTGGGCACGGTGTTCGTGCAGACGTTCGACTCGGCCCTCGCCTCCTGGCTGCAGGTGCCGGGAGCGGTGTGCGTGTTCGCCGAGACCTGCGGCGACGCCGTGGCCCTCGAGCACAACGGCGACCTGTACTCCTGCGACCACTTCGTGGAGCCGGATCACCTGCTCGGCAACATCGCCGAGACCCACCTGCTGGAGCTGGTCGCCTCGCCCCAGCAGCGGGCCTTCGGCCAGGCCAAGCGGGACACGCTGCCCGAGTACTGCCGGCGGTGCGACGTGCGGTTCGCCTGCAACGGCGAGTGCCCGAAGAACCGCTTCACGCTCAGCCCTGACGGCGAGCCCGGGCTGAACTACCTGTGCGCCGGCTACCGGGCGTTCTTCGGGCACATCGACGGCCCGATGCAGCTGATGGCCGACCTGCTCCGCCGGGGCCGCTACGCCGACGAGGTCATGGCGGTGTTCGCCCGCGCCGACCGCAACGGGCCGTGCCCCTGCGGCAGCGGACGCAAGGCCAAGCACTGCCACCCCCGCTGA
- a CDS encoding molybdopterin-dependent oxidoreductase — protein sequence MRIDNPPTEPAASPVVDRRDARLAGVVSAGLALGVVELAGAVLPGRRPLPAAVGDAVVDASPEAVTRVAIDAFGTADKLVLLVGILGVCLLLGAVLGQAAARHRWAAPVGFAAAAALGVWAATADTQGRLGSALAAAGLGSAAGTVALLVLLRAAGHGGTPGGVAAGSDRPAPAPAQAPTAFDREGDRRSFLALAGGLSGLAVAAGVTGRFGPWPSVAEEARRRIVLPSRAGAALPPGAELAVPGISPIVTPTGDFYRIDTALLVPDVDPARWRLDVTGLVEHPFSLTYDDLVDQATLDEHVTIACVSNEVGGGLVGNARWLGVPLARILDRAGVDPATATQLVGRSVDGFTVGFPTEAALDGRAAMVAIGMNGEPLPRRHGFPARLIVPGLYGYVSATKWLESIELTTWDAFDAYWIPRGWAEEAPIKTQSRIDVPRQGSRPAPGPLAVAGVAWAPHVGVERVEVQVDDGPWRPADLSAPISDDAWRQWSWVWDAPPGVHAIRVRATDASGRTQTPERRPPAPDGATGWHERRVTIESA from the coding sequence ATGCGCATCGACAACCCGCCCACCGAGCCCGCCGCCTCGCCGGTCGTCGATCGCCGCGACGCGCGGCTGGCCGGCGTGGTCTCTGCCGGGCTCGCCCTCGGCGTCGTCGAGCTGGCCGGAGCCGTCCTCCCCGGCCGGCGCCCGCTGCCGGCGGCGGTGGGCGACGCCGTCGTGGACGCCTCGCCGGAGGCGGTCACACGCGTCGCCATCGACGCGTTCGGCACCGCCGACAAGCTGGTGCTGCTCGTGGGCATCCTGGGCGTGTGCCTGCTGCTCGGCGCCGTGCTCGGCCAGGCCGCCGCCCGTCACCGCTGGGCCGCTCCCGTCGGGTTCGCCGCGGCCGCCGCCCTCGGCGTGTGGGCTGCGACGGCCGACACCCAGGGGCGCCTCGGCTCGGCCCTCGCCGCCGCCGGCCTCGGGTCCGCCGCCGGAACCGTCGCGCTGCTCGTGCTCCTGCGCGCCGCCGGGCACGGGGGCACGCCGGGGGGTGTCGCCGCCGGGAGCGACCGCCCGGCCCCGGCCCCGGCGCAGGCGCCGACGGCCTTCGATCGCGAGGGCGACCGGCGCTCGTTCCTGGCCCTGGCCGGCGGGCTGTCCGGCCTGGCCGTCGCGGCTGGGGTGACGGGGCGGTTCGGCCCGTGGCCGTCGGTCGCCGAGGAGGCCCGCAGGCGGATCGTGCTGCCGAGCCGGGCCGGCGCCGCGCTGCCGCCGGGCGCCGAGCTGGCGGTGCCCGGCATCAGCCCCATCGTCACCCCGACCGGCGACTTCTACCGCATCGACACGGCCCTGCTCGTGCCCGACGTCGACCCGGCCCGGTGGCGCCTCGACGTCACCGGGCTGGTCGAGCACCCGTTCTCGCTCACGTACGACGATCTCGTCGACCAGGCCACGCTGGACGAGCACGTCACCATCGCCTGCGTCTCCAACGAGGTCGGAGGAGGCCTGGTGGGCAACGCCCGGTGGCTGGGCGTGCCGCTCGCCCGGATCCTCGATCGGGCCGGGGTCGATCCGGCCACCGCCACGCAGCTGGTGGGCCGCTCGGTCGACGGGTTCACCGTCGGCTTCCCCACCGAGGCGGCGCTCGACGGCCGGGCCGCCATGGTGGCGATCGGCATGAACGGCGAGCCCCTCCCCCGCAGGCACGGCTTCCCGGCCCGGCTGATCGTGCCCGGCCTGTACGGCTACGTCTCGGCCACCAAGTGGCTCGAGTCGATCGAGCTCACGACGTGGGACGCCTTCGACGCCTACTGGATCCCGCGCGGCTGGGCCGAGGAGGCGCCGATCAAGACGCAGTCGCGCATCGACGTACCCCGGCAGGGCTCGCGGCCGGCACCCGGCCCGCTGGCGGTCGCCGGTGTGGCGTGGGCCCCGCACGTGGGCGTGGAGCGCGTGGAGGTCCAGGTGGACGACGGCCCGTGGCGGCCGGCCGACCTGTCGGCGCCGATCTCCGACGACGCCTGGCGTCAGTGGTCATGGGTGTGGGACGCCCCGCCCGGCGTGCACGCCATCCGGGTGCGGGCCACCGATGCCAGCGGCCGGACGCAGACCCCCGAGCGGCGTCCCCCGGCACCCGACGGGGCCACCGGCTGGCACGAGCGGCGCGTGACGATCGAGTCGGCGTAG
- a CDS encoding YceI family protein has translation MSTSTSTSAATRTVDGVELPVAGTWAIDPSHSTVGFVVRHLMVGRTRGRFGAFDGVVTVAEDPTASSVEVTIDAASIDTRDETRDGHLRSPDFFDVERHPSLTFESTGVVPVGAGRWSVTGTLTIRGEARPVTLDVEYEGTEVDPWGNQRAAFTARTEVDREAWGLTWNQALETGGVLVGKKARIELEVEAVLQQG, from the coding sequence ATGAGCACGAGCACGAGCACGAGCGCAGCCACGAGGACGGTCGACGGGGTGGAGCTGCCCGTCGCCGGGACCTGGGCCATCGATCCGTCGCACTCCACCGTCGGCTTCGTGGTTCGCCACCTGATGGTGGGCCGGACCCGCGGTCGCTTCGGCGCCTTCGACGGCGTCGTCACGGTCGCCGAGGACCCGACGGCGTCGTCGGTGGAGGTGACGATCGACGCGGCCAGCATCGACACCCGTGACGAGACCCGCGACGGCCACCTGCGATCGCCCGACTTCTTCGACGTCGAACGGCACCCGTCGCTCACCTTCGAGAGCACCGGCGTGGTCCCGGTCGGTGCGGGCCGCTGGTCGGTGACGGGCACGCTGACCATCCGTGGTGAGGCCCGGCCGGTCACGCTCGACGTCGAGTACGAGGGGACCGAGGTCGATCCGTGGGGCAACCAGCGGGCGGCGTTCACCGCCCGTACCGAGGTCGACCGCGAAGCCTGGGGCCTCACCTGGAACCAAGCCCTGGAGACGGGAGGCGTGCTGGTCGGCAAGAAGGCCCGGATCGAGCTCGAGGTCGAGGCCGTCCTGCAGCAGGGCTGA
- a CDS encoding cell wall-binding repeat-containing protein: protein MARRGTAALIAALLVVTAPGLARAQSEPAARTERVAGANRYDTAARLAERFVAPVPAVWVTTGADYPDALAAAPGASGSLGPILLVQRDAVPAETAAALARLRPERIVIVGGVAAVSASVAATLADIAPTSRVAGPDRFATAAAVSRLVLPEGLNPDRSVVYLASGQGFADALGGGAAAAATPQTPLLLVRRDSVPLATADELARLRPETIVLVGGSAAVSGAVEQQLQGLAEVIRMAGPDRYGTAAELMRRTFGPGDPLWVATGTTFPDALAAGACGCPLLLVPAAGVPDSVAAAIGALRPSRATVVGGTAAVPPATFDRIASLVG from the coding sequence ATGGCACGCCGCGGTACCGCCGCGCTGATCGCAGCGCTGTTGGTCGTGACCGCGCCGGGGTTGGCCCGGGCGCAGTCCGAGCCGGCGGCACGAACCGAGCGGGTGGCGGGAGCCAACCGCTACGACACGGCGGCCCGCCTGGCCGAGCGGTTCGTGGCCCCGGTGCCCGCGGTGTGGGTCACCACGGGCGCCGACTACCCCGACGCCCTGGCCGCGGCGCCGGGGGCCTCCGGGTCGCTCGGTCCGATCCTGCTGGTGCAGCGCGATGCCGTGCCGGCCGAGACCGCCGCCGCGCTGGCCCGGCTGCGACCAGAGCGGATCGTGATCGTGGGGGGCGTCGCCGCGGTGAGCGCGTCGGTGGCGGCCACGCTGGCCGACATCGCCCCCACGTCCCGGGTGGCCGGCCCCGATCGCTTCGCCACCGCCGCCGCCGTCAGCCGCCTCGTGCTGCCGGAGGGGCTCAACCCCGACCGCTCGGTGGTGTACCTGGCTTCGGGCCAGGGATTCGCCGACGCCCTCGGCGGCGGCGCCGCGGCCGCCGCCACCCCGCAGACGCCCCTGCTGCTGGTGCGGCGAGACAGCGTGCCCCTGGCCACGGCCGACGAGCTGGCCCGGCTCCGGCCCGAGACGATCGTGCTGGTCGGTGGGTCCGCGGCGGTGTCGGGCGCGGTGGAGCAGCAGCTCCAGGGCCTGGCCGAGGTCATCCGCATGGCCGGGCCCGACCGCTACGGCACCGCGGCCGAGCTGATGCGGCGCACCTTCGGCCCCGGCGATCCGCTGTGGGTGGCGACCGGGACCACCTTTCCCGATGCCCTGGCTGCAGGGGCGTGCGGCTGCCCGCTCCTCCTGGTCCCCGCCGCCGGGGTGCCCGACTCGGTGGCCGCCGCCATCGGGGCCCTGCGGCCCAGCCGAGCGACGGTGGTGGGTGGCACCGCCGCGGTGCCCCCGGCCACGTTCGATCGCATCGCCAGCCTGGTGGGCTGA
- a CDS encoding VIT family protein yields MAIRRGHRERHLSGRAAWLRAAVLGANDGLVSTASLMLGVAAAAGARSAILTAGVAGLAAGALSMAAGEYVSVSSQRDTELADLAREREELATAPEAELRELAAIYRDRGLSPELAGQVARELSQGDALAVHARDELNLDVDVLARPVQAAVVSALSFAIGALLPILTVLAIGASARVVVTVAVALAALGILGAVGAQLGGAPKGRAAIRVLIGGTLAMGITALVGRLVSVAV; encoded by the coding sequence ATGGCCATCCGACGCGGGCACCGAGAACGCCACCTCAGCGGTCGGGCCGCCTGGCTGCGCGCCGCCGTGCTCGGCGCCAACGACGGGCTGGTGTCGACGGCCAGCCTGATGCTGGGTGTGGCTGCGGCCGCCGGCGCCCGCAGCGCGATCCTCACGGCCGGCGTCGCCGGGCTGGCCGCCGGCGCCCTGTCGATGGCTGCGGGCGAGTACGTGTCGGTCAGCTCGCAGCGCGACACCGAGCTGGCCGACCTGGCCCGAGAGCGCGAGGAGCTGGCCACCGCCCCCGAGGCCGAGCTCCGCGAGCTCGCCGCCATCTACCGGGACCGCGGCCTGTCCCCCGAGCTGGCCGGTCAGGTCGCGCGGGAGCTGTCCCAGGGCGACGCCCTGGCGGTGCACGCCCGGGACGAGCTGAACCTCGACGTCGACGTCCTGGCCCGGCCGGTCCAGGCCGCGGTGGTGTCGGCGCTCAGCTTCGCGATCGGCGCGCTCCTCCCGATCCTGACCGTGCTGGCGATCGGCGCCTCCGCCCGGGTGGTCGTCACCGTGGCGGTGGCGCTCGCCGCCCTCGGGATCCTCGGCGCCGTCGGCGCCCAGCTCGGTGGCGCCCCGAAGGGCCGGGCGGCCATCCGGGTGCTCATCGGCGGCACCCTGGCCATGGGCATCACCGCCCTCGTGGGGCGGCTCGTGTCGGTGGCCGTGTAG
- a CDS encoding flippase-like domain-containing protein, giving the protein MSDHPASPEPADAPAADPPRRRRRQRVPRPLRRTALALVFLLALNYLVLPQVAGARQAATVLVDLNPWLVLLGLALQAAAIVTYTLFTRSLLPEPHPRVDPLLRIQLSTLTVTNLVPGGSAAGGALGVRLLNRLGVSLTDATFALATAGLGSAVVLNVLLWLGLLLSIPLRGFQPVSGTVAIVGVVLIGGFAAAVLLLVRGQDRAERGLRAVGRRIPLVDSEALVRIARHLAERLQTLAADPPLLWRAIGWSSLNWALSMASLWVFVAAYGHRVPLDGLVIAFGLANVSAAIPLTPGGVGIVEVVMTSTLVGFGIPRGEALLGVVTFRLASFWLPIPLGALAYLSLHVGPVSIDRHRRREERRAELRRLAEEALAEAETRAEWAERVGIRAGPGDTPGAAGNTGPAGTGRPGGPAG; this is encoded by the coding sequence GTGAGCGACCACCCGGCCTCGCCCGAGCCGGCCGACGCCCCGGCCGCCGACCCGCCCCGTCGACGGCGGCGGCAACGGGTGCCCCGGCCGCTGCGCCGCACGGCCCTCGCGCTTGTGTTCCTGCTCGCCCTCAACTACCTGGTCCTGCCCCAGGTCGCGGGTGCCCGCCAGGCCGCCACCGTGCTGGTCGACCTGAACCCCTGGCTCGTGCTGCTCGGCCTGGCGCTGCAGGCCGCGGCCATCGTCACCTACACGCTCTTCACCCGGTCGCTGCTGCCGGAGCCGCATCCCCGCGTCGACCCGCTGCTGCGGATCCAGCTGTCGACGCTCACGGTGACGAACCTGGTACCGGGTGGCTCGGCCGCCGGCGGCGCCCTGGGCGTGCGGCTCCTGAACCGGCTCGGGGTGTCCCTCACCGACGCCACCTTCGCCCTGGCCACGGCCGGCCTCGGCTCGGCGGTGGTGCTCAACGTGCTGCTGTGGCTCGGGCTCCTGCTCTCCATCCCGCTGCGGGGCTTCCAGCCGGTGTCGGGCACGGTGGCGATCGTCGGCGTCGTCCTCATCGGCGGCTTCGCCGCCGCCGTGCTGCTCCTGGTGCGAGGCCAGGACCGGGCCGAGCGGGGGCTTCGGGCCGTGGGCCGCCGGATCCCCCTCGTCGACTCCGAGGCGCTGGTGCGGATCGCCCGGCACCTGGCCGAGCGGCTGCAGACCCTGGCCGCCGACCCGCCCCTCCTGTGGCGGGCCATCGGGTGGTCGTCGCTCAACTGGGCGCTGAGCATGGCGTCGCTGTGGGTGTTCGTGGCCGCCTACGGCCACCGGGTCCCGCTCGACGGGCTGGTGATCGCCTTCGGGCTGGCCAACGTGAGCGCTGCCATCCCGCTCACACCCGGCGGGGTCGGCATCGTCGAGGTGGTGATGACCTCGACGCTCGTCGGGTTCGGCATCCCCCGCGGCGAGGCCCTGCTGGGGGTGGTCACGTTCCGCCTGGCCAGCTTCTGGCTGCCGATCCCCCTCGGCGCGCTGGCCTACCTGTCGCTGCACGTGGGGCCGGTGTCGATCGACCGCCACCGCCGCCGCGAGGAGCGCCGGGCCGAGCTGCGCCGCCTGGCCGAGGAGGCGCTGGCCGAGGCCGAGACCCGGGCCGAGTGGGCCGAGCGGGTGGGCATCCGGGCCGGGCCCGGTGACACCCCGGGCGCGGCCGGCAACACCGGCCCGGCGGGCACGGGACGACCCGGCGGCCCTGCGGGCTGA
- a CDS encoding serine protease, with translation MSDALGSVLTGLSDELAALVARVLPSTATVTGQTRDLDRTSGSAWVVDEAHLVTNEHVVAGLEVVFVRRGGAAGPAGASDARHQRARLVGADPVTDLAVLELVDHGATPLPLRAQPPRLGELCFAVGSHLGTYPETVTAGLVSGLHRSIRSPAGRPIDDVVQTDAAMNPGCSGGPLLDAAGQVLGVTSAGVDVAANVGFAIPAATVADIVPELLEHGEVVRPALGITVAAHAVELDGAPQARLVVTAIRTPAPGTAPGTAPPDGFAVGDVLLAVAGRPVRTRGDLVRLLRRDLVGRAVPVEVLRHGQPTELALTLQAAGPRG, from the coding sequence ATTTCTGACGCGCTCGGGTCCGTGCTCACCGGGCTCAGCGACGAGCTCGCCGCGCTCGTCGCCCGGGTGCTGCCGTCGACGGCCACGGTCACCGGCCAGACCCGCGACCTCGACCGCACCAGCGGGTCCGCGTGGGTGGTCGACGAGGCCCACCTCGTCACCAACGAGCACGTGGTGGCCGGCCTGGAGGTGGTGTTCGTGCGGCGAGGGGGCGCGGCCGGCCCGGCCGGCGCCAGCGATGCCCGTCACCAGCGGGCGCGCCTGGTGGGTGCCGATCCGGTCACCGACCTGGCCGTGCTCGAGCTCGTGGACCACGGAGCCACGCCGCTCCCGCTGCGGGCGCAGCCACCCCGCCTGGGCGAGCTGTGCTTCGCGGTGGGCAGCCATCTCGGCACGTACCCGGAGACGGTCACCGCGGGTCTCGTCAGTGGCCTGCACCGCAGCATCCGCAGCCCGGCCGGCCGCCCGATCGACGACGTGGTCCAGACCGACGCGGCCATGAACCCCGGCTGCTCGGGGGGCCCGCTGCTCGACGCCGCCGGGCAGGTGCTCGGTGTCACCAGCGCGGGCGTCGACGTGGCCGCCAACGTCGGGTTCGCCATCCCGGCCGCCACGGTGGCCGACATCGTGCCCGAGCTGCTCGAGCACGGCGAGGTCGTGAGGCCGGCGCTGGGCATCACGGTCGCGGCCCACGCGGTGGAGCTCGACGGGGCGCCGCAGGCGCGCCTCGTGGTCACTGCAATCCGCACCCCGGCACCGGGCACGGCACCGGGCACGGCACCGCCGGACGGGTTCGCGGTGGGCGACGTGCTCCTGGCCGTCGCCGGCCGGCCGGTGCGCACCCGGGGCGATCTCGTCCGGCTCCTCCGTCGCGATCTGGTGGGTCGCGCCGTGCCGGTGGAGGTCCTCCGGCACGGCCAGCCCACCGAGCTGGCGCTCACGCTCCAGGCGGCCGGCCCGCGGGGGTGA
- a CDS encoding NADPH:quinone oxidoreductase family protein gives MRAVVCTAYGPPEELELRDVDDLEPGPGRVVVDVEAAGVNYVDALFVQGTYQIRIPPPFTPGGEVAGRVRAVGEGVRGVAPGDRVMAMTGLGAFAEQVQVSAGAVVPLPDGFDIARAAAFIQSYCTVWFSLTRRTRLAPGETLLVLGGGGGIGLAAADVGRALGARVVAAASSAEKLAAARAAGAAEVVDYEQEDLKTRVRELTEGGADVVLDPVGGRHAEAALRSTRWFGRYVVIGFAGGSIPSLPLNHILLNNRTVVGVDWGAWAGRHPEENRGLLAELVAMVADGLLRPPAPTVAPLAEAGRVLTDALDRRITGKVVLAP, from the coding sequence GTGCGAGCAGTCGTGTGCACGGCCTACGGGCCGCCGGAGGAGCTCGAGCTGCGGGACGTCGACGACCTGGAGCCCGGCCCGGGTCGGGTGGTGGTCGACGTCGAGGCGGCCGGGGTGAACTACGTCGACGCCCTCTTCGTGCAGGGCACGTACCAGATCAGGATCCCACCGCCGTTCACGCCGGGCGGCGAGGTGGCGGGTCGGGTCCGGGCCGTGGGTGAGGGGGTGCGAGGCGTGGCGCCCGGCGACCGGGTGATGGCGATGACGGGCCTGGGCGCCTTCGCCGAGCAGGTACAGGTGAGCGCGGGTGCGGTGGTGCCCCTGCCCGACGGGTTCGACATCGCCCGCGCCGCCGCCTTCATCCAGAGCTACTGCACGGTGTGGTTCTCGCTCACCCGCCGCACCCGCCTGGCGCCGGGGGAGACGCTCCTCGTGCTCGGTGGCGGTGGCGGCATCGGCCTGGCGGCCGCCGACGTGGGCAGGGCCCTCGGGGCCCGCGTGGTCGCGGCGGCGTCGTCGGCGGAGAAGCTCGCGGCCGCCCGAGCGGCCGGCGCGGCCGAGGTCGTCGACTACGAGCAGGAGGACCTCAAGACCCGGGTGCGCGAGCTCACCGAGGGCGGCGCCGACGTGGTGCTCGACCCGGTCGGGGGGCGCCACGCCGAAGCGGCCCTGCGCTCGACCCGCTGGTTCGGCCGCTACGTGGTCATCGGCTTCGCCGGGGGCTCCATCCCATCGCTGCCGCTCAACCACATCCTCCTGAACAACCGCACCGTGGTGGGCGTGGACTGGGGAGCGTGGGCCGGCCGCCACCCGGAGGAGAACCGCGGGCTGCTCGCCGAGCTGGTGGCCATGGTCGCGGATGGGCTCCTGCGGCCTCCGGCGCCGACCGTCGCTCCCCTCGCCGAGGCCGGACGGGTGCTCACCGACGCCCTCGACCGGCGGATCACCGGCAAGGTCGTGCTCGCCCCCTGA
- a CDS encoding MarR family transcriptional regulator, whose product MLLPVDELLDDERLTALGLLIEAHAHLSRVLEHELLEGAGLPLSWYGVLVRLGRSPGRHLRMSELAEQMSISTSGLTRLIDRIETAGLVRRESCPTDRRGWFAVLTPEGEARLREATPLHLRGVEEHLTGLLSPGELADLTGALRKVRDDGRRQVGDDDQERP is encoded by the coding sequence ATCCTGCTACCGGTGGACGAGCTGCTCGACGACGAGCGCCTGACGGCGCTGGGCCTCCTGATCGAGGCCCACGCCCACCTGTCGCGGGTCCTCGAGCACGAGCTGCTCGAGGGTGCCGGTCTCCCGCTGTCGTGGTACGGGGTGCTCGTCCGCCTGGGGCGCTCGCCGGGCCGCCACCTCCGGATGAGCGAGCTGGCCGAGCAGATGTCGATCTCCACCAGCGGCCTGACCCGCCTGATCGACCGGATCGAGACGGCCGGGCTGGTGCGGCGCGAGTCGTGCCCCACCGATCGCCGGGGATGGTTCGCGGTGCTCACGCCCGAGGGCGAGGCGCGCCTGCGCGAGGCGACCCCCCTCCACCTCCGGGGCGTCGAGGAGCACCTCACCGGGCTGCTCTCGCCCGGCGAGCTGGCCGACCTGACCGGCGCGCTGCGCAAGGTGCGCGACGACGGCCGACGCCAGGTCGGCGACGACGACCAGGAGCGGCCCTGA
- the trxA gene encoding thioredoxin, with translation MPTVALTKDNFEQVVNDSDIVLVDFWASWCGPCRMFGPVFEEASAEHPDIVFGKVDTEAEQELAGAFGIMSIPTLMVLRDNVILFSQPGALPKATLDDLIGQVRAVDMDEVHRTIAGERAAGAGPTG, from the coding sequence ATGCCCACCGTCGCCCTCACCAAGGACAACTTCGAGCAGGTCGTCAACGACAGCGACATCGTCCTGGTCGACTTCTGGGCGAGCTGGTGCGGCCCCTGCCGGATGTTCGGCCCGGTCTTCGAGGAGGCCTCGGCCGAGCACCCCGACATCGTGTTCGGCAAGGTCGACACCGAGGCCGAGCAGGAGCTCGCCGGGGCCTTCGGGATCATGTCGATCCCCACACTGATGGTGCTGCGCGACAACGTGATCCTGTTCTCGCAGCCCGGCGCCCTGCCCAAGGCGACCCTCGACGACCTGATCGGCCAGGTCCGCGCCGTCGACATGGACGAGGTGCACCGCACGATCGCCGGGGAGCGCGCCGCCGGAGCCGGGCCCACCGGCTGA